A window of the Drosophila simulans strain w501 chromosome 2L, Prin_Dsim_3.1, whole genome shotgun sequence genome harbors these coding sequences:
- the LOC6730677 gene encoding endonuclease G, mitochondrial produces MEVPVKGILGLLATAGSFFALGAYYQHIDVMRKIRRLEQRNPHAYFIRRKLYALLGIFTVRADSSEFDVDPNDCHKLGGIMKYGFPSTNDITINETFDFVTSFDRRNSAILWICERVDQSNRVVYGDSTSVAPAGAFGQSEAARVFFLSNIRPFLNRGFNLTVWDRLLQYVNEISQRHGTVYVYTGSIYLPRELKSNSWFLEFQSEERTMVAVPTHFFKILVIDKKFEGDTIPYAEAYVMPNSPLNNNVELKTLLSDVREIENATGLRFFEGLDRNFVNTQASNAVVHSLNSPLTNPLTLPMTNAVDSPSALTSSISPK; encoded by the exons ATGGAAGTGCCAGTGAAGGGCATTCTTGGTCTTCTGGCCACTGCTGGATCGTTTTTTGCACTAGGAGCCTACTATCAGCACATCGATGTCATGCGAAAGATTCGACGATTGGAGCAACGAAATCCACATGCCTACTTTATCAGAAGGAAACTGTACGCACTG CTGGGAATTTTCACTGTGCGCGCTGATAGCTCCGAATTCGACGTAGATCCCAATGACTGCCACAAGCTGGGCGGGATCATGAAGTACGGCTTCCCCAGCACCAACGATATCACCATAAACGAGACCTTTGACTTTGTGACCTCCTTCGATCGAAGAAACTCTGCGATTCTGTGGATATGTGAGCGGGTAGATCAGTCCAATCGCGTCGTCTACGGGGATTCCACATCCGTGGCCCCAGCTGGAGCATTTGGGCAGTCGGAGGCAGCCAGGGTATTTTTCCTGTCCAACATTAGGCCCTTTCTAAACAGAGGGTTCAATCTCACTGTCTGGGATCGATTGCTGCAGTACGTTAATGAGATAAGTCAACGACATGGAACCGTTTATGTCTACACCGGATCAATTTACTTGCCCCGGGAGCTAAAGTCAAACAGTTGGTTCCTGGAGTTCCAGTCGGAGGAGAGAACCATGGTGGCCGTACCCACCCATTTCTTCAAGATCCTGGTCATCGATAAGAAGTTCGAGGGCGATACCATTCCCTATGCGGAGGCCTATGTGATGCCCAACTCTCCGCTGAACAACAATGTCGAACTGAAGACGCTTCTCAGCGATGTCCGGGAAATAGAAAACGCTACTGGTCTACGGTTCTTCGAAGGACTCGACCGCAACTTTGTCAACACACAAGCATCCAATGCAGTAGTCCACTCACTAAACAGTCCCTTAACAAATCCCTTAACGTTGCCGATGACCAATGCCGTAGACAGTCCCAGTGCCCTCACATCAAGTATTTCTccaaaatga
- the LOC6730678 gene encoding phospholipase A1 VesT1.02 produces the protein MISQLGRISIMSAVLLAFAALVLASSSEKTELDPNATCNYTLVKKKTLGVDPSFWKKFFKHLIPFTSSRGKMQFILFKRDFADCGRELFVGDVENLRSSGFDARHQTRIVIHGWMSQSKGSHIRKVKNAYLSLTNPGPNGETAPYEDFNVIVCDWSKTSTNVNYYEVAKTVEDMGALLAELVRYLNQEANMHYDDVYVIGHSLGAQIAGSAGKQIMPYRFNTIYALDPAGPQFREKSDEYRIDASDASYVESIQTSVSFGFEQPVGHATFYPNYGKNQKKCYVYGCSHKRSHDYFIESLTSPAGFWGPRCERHDDGSWVLLMSDGEFRMGGEPSIPKNGTFYVKTYSKPPYAMGHRWQTEPPPREDDVENSTEE, from the exons ATGATCTCGCAGCTGGGACGGATTAGCATCATGAGTGCGGTGCTTTTGGCATTTGCGGCCCTCGTACTTG CCAGCAGCTCGGAGAAAACCGAACTCGATCCCAATGCCACCTGCAACTACACGCTGGTGAAGAAGAAGACCTTGGGGGTGGATCCCTCGTTCTGGAAGAAGTTCTTCAAGCATCTCATACCCTTCACCAGTTCGAGGGGCAAAATGCAGTTCATACTCTTCAAGCGGGACTTCGCGGACTGCGGAAGGGAACTGTTCGTGGGCGATGTGGAAAACCTGAGGAGCTCGGGCTTCGATGCACGTCATCAAACACG GATTGTCATTCATGGCTGGATGAGTCAGAGCAAGGGTTCCCACATAAGGAAGGTTAAAAACGCCTACCTCAGCCTGACCAATCCGGGACCCAATGGAGAGACCGCCCCCTACGAGGACTTCAATGTGATCGTATGTGACTGGAGCAAGACTTCCACGAACGTGAACTACTACGAGGTGGCCAAGACGGTGGAGGACATGGGAGCCCTGCTGGCGGAACTGGTGCGCTATCTGAACCAGGAGGCGAACATGCACTACGACGACGTCTACGTCATTGGACACTCGTTGGGAGCGCAGATCGCCGGCAGTGCTGGCAAGCAGATAATGCCATATCGATTCAACACCATATACGCCTTGGATCCGGCGGGCCCACAGTTCCGGGAGAAGAGCGACGAGTACCGAATCGATGCTAGTGACGCCTCCTACGTGGAGTCTATTCAAACCAGCGTTAGCTTTGGCTTCGAGCAGCCCGTGGGACACGCCACCTTCTATCCCAACTATGGGAAGAATCAGAAGAAGTGCTATGTCTATGGCTGTTCGCATAAGAGATCCCATGACTACTTCATAGAGTCGCTGACGAGTCCGGCGGGATTTTGGGGACCGCGCTGCGAGCGTCACGATGACGGCTCCTGGGTTCTCCTGATGAGCGATGGAGAGTTCCGGATGGGCGGGGAGCCCTCGATCCCCAAGAACGGAACCTTCTATGTGAAGACCTACTCCAAGCCACCCTATGCCATGGGTCACAGGTGGCAAACGGAACCGCCACCACGGGAAGATGATGTTGAGAACTCCACGGAAGAGTAG
- the LOC6730676 gene encoding endonuclease G, mitochondrial — translation MDRKWQLLGLGFVLGVTALCASFVGGMYFQHTDARKRLRELIQTDPYAYYLSPKIYEVFTFFETNNEADHRMRQIMKFGFPGLDDLRLYSDFVLSYDRRNRVAHWVCEHLQADSIHPNRGRRGRNPYQPDLSVPSNFRSELSDYRRSGFDRGHLAAAGNHHLQQNHCEDTFFLTNIAPQVGQGFNRGAWNNLEQYVRSLVHRFGSVFVCTGPLYKPNQRAGGKWAVEYEMIGLNMVAVPTHFFKVIMVESKLQLGKPYMEGYVLPNAPIPDGLPLRSFLCDIREIEHYAGLKFFDGLRRSALFGSNYPSESRVFREFS, via the exons ATGGACCGAAAATGGCAGCTCCTGGGACTGGGTTTCGTCCTGGGAGTGACTGCGCTCTGTGCATCCTTCGTGGGTGGAATGTATTTTCAGCACACAGATGCCAGAAAACGGCTGCGGGAATTAATACAAACGGATCCCTATGCCTACTATCTCAGTCCCAAAATTTATGAAGTG TTTACTTTCTTTGAGACCAATAATGAAGCCGATCACCGGATGAGGCAGATCATGAAGTTTGGGTTCCCTGGCCTGGACGACTTGCGTCTTTATAGTGACTTCGTCCTCTCCTACGATCGCCGAAACCGAGTGGCCCACTGGGTGTGCGAGCATCTCCAAGCGGACAGCATACATCCCAATCGAGGTAGACGTGGTCGCAACCCATACCAGCCGGATTTGAGTGTTCCCTCCAACTTCCGATCGGAACTGAGCGACTATCGGAGATCTGGATTCGACCGAGGACACTTGGCAGCCGCAGGGAATCACCATCTGCAGCAGAATCACTGCGAGGATACGTTCTTCCTAACGAATATTGCCCCACAAGTGGGGCAAGGCTTCAACCGAGGCGCGTGGAACAACTTGGAACAATATGTTCGAAGTCTGGTCCACCGATTTGGATCCGTTTTCGTGTGCACTGGTCCACTATATAAGCCCAATCAAAGGGCGGGAGGTAAATGGGCCGTGGAGTACGAGATGATCGGACTGAATATGGTTGCAGTTCCGACGCACTTCTTCAAGGTGATCATGGTGGAATCAAAACTGCAACTGGGTAAACCCTATATGGAGGGCTATGTCCTGCCCAATGCTCCAATCCCAGATGGCCTGCCACTACGATCGTTTCTCTGCGACATCCGGGAGATTGAGCACTACGCAGGTCTCAAGTTCTTCGATGGTCTGAGGAGGAGTGCCCTGTTTGGCAGCAATTATCCAAGTGAATCGCGAGTTTTTCGCGAATTCAGTTAG
- the LOC6730679 gene encoding lisH domain-containing protein C1711.05, which yields MFRAQRVCFYFVAFLVFAAARPKINSQISQNQVGLRVVKFSTTESVPSKSSISTEATSEPSTGDTSEVPTVTSPSSASEETSEAPESSSQELSTLTESSSEKAFEVTTVPSSSSTEASEASSQETTKASNETSTTTESDESSEDSSDDESSESSEESDEGSYYYDDSDSDYYDSYLYY from the coding sequence ATGTTCCGCGCTCAACGTGTTTGCTTTTACTTCGTAGCTTTCCTGGTCTTCGCAGCTGCCAGACCCAAAATAAACTCGCAAATTTCCCAGAATCAAGTTGGATTACGAGTGGTCAAATTTTCGACCACAGAAAGTGTTCCTTCCAAGTCATCAATATCCACAGAGGCAACTAGTGAACCATCGACTGGAGATACTTCGGAGGTGCCCACAGTAACTTcaccatcatcagcatctGAGGAAACTAGCGAAGCACCTGAAAGTTCCAGCCAAGAACTGTCAACATTGACTGAAAGCTCCAGCGAAAAGGCTTTTGAGGTGACCACAGTACCTTCATCTTCATCGACGGAAGCTAGTGAAGCATCCAGCCAAGAGACAACAAAGGCTTCCAACGAAACATCCACCACCACGGAAAGTGACGAGTCATCTGAAGATTCCTCTGACGATGAAAGCTCCGAATCAAGTGAGGAATCAGATGAAGGATCGTACTACTATGATGATTCGGATTCTGACTACTACGATAGTTACTTATATTATTGA